In Saccharicrinis fermentans DSM 9555 = JCM 21142, a genomic segment contains:
- the aroC gene encoding chorismate synthase: protein MAGNSFGNFYKLTSFGESHGKAVGGVIEGVMPGVVLDMDFIQGELNRRRPGQSTITTPRDEKDRVEILSGVLDGKATGTPIGFLIWNADQRSKDYGNIKDVYRPSHADYTYQQKYGIRDHRGGGRSSARETIARVVAGAIAKLILKQYGVQINAYTSQVGSIKLEKSYAEMDLSKAEENIVRCPDAEVAGKMIQYIDQVRQDKDSVGGVITCVVKNAPVGLGEPVFDKFHAQMGKAMLGINAVKGFEYGMGFKATEMKGTQHNDEFYMDGDKVRTRTNRSGGVQGGITNGEDIYMNVAFKPIATILKEQNTVNKQGEQVATTVKGRHDPCVLPRAVPIVEAMAAMVMVDMIYLNKMYS, encoded by the coding sequence ATGGCCGGAAATTCATTTGGTAATTTTTATAAATTGACTTCTTTTGGGGAGTCACATGGAAAAGCAGTAGGTGGTGTTATAGAGGGAGTGATGCCAGGGGTTGTATTGGATATGGATTTTATTCAAGGTGAGTTAAATCGCCGTCGTCCTGGACAAAGTACGATCACAACACCGCGTGACGAGAAAGATAGGGTGGAGATTTTATCTGGTGTTCTGGACGGAAAAGCCACGGGTACACCGATTGGTTTTTTAATCTGGAATGCAGATCAACGTTCTAAGGATTATGGTAACATAAAGGATGTATACCGTCCTTCGCATGCAGATTATACTTATCAGCAAAAATATGGTATCCGCGATCATAGGGGAGGCGGTCGTTCTTCGGCGCGTGAGACGATAGCCAGGGTAGTTGCCGGAGCTATAGCCAAGCTTATTTTGAAACAGTATGGTGTTCAAATCAATGCCTATACTTCGCAAGTAGGTTCCATTAAGTTAGAAAAATCATATGCCGAAATGGATTTGTCAAAAGCAGAGGAAAACATAGTGCGTTGTCCGGATGCTGAGGTAGCCGGGAAGATGATTCAATATATTGATCAGGTTCGTCAGGATAAGGATTCTGTGGGTGGTGTAATCACCTGTGTGGTGAAGAATGCTCCCGTTGGATTAGGAGAGCCTGTCTTTGATAAGTTTCATGCACAAATGGGTAAGGCCATGTTGGGTATCAATGCTGTTAAAGGCTTTGAATACGGTATGGGCTTTAAGGCCACAGAGATGAAGGGAACACAGCACAACGATGAGTTTTATATGGACGGTGATAAAGTGAGAACTCGAACAAATCGCTCTGGAGGTGTTCAGGGAGGGATTACCAATGGAGAAGATATTTATATGAATGTGGCTTTTAAACCTATTGCGACTATATTGAAAGAACAGAACACGGTGAATAAACAAGGGGAGCAAGTGGCTACTACCGTTAAGGGACGTCACGATCCATGCGTGTTGCCACGTGCAGTGCCTATTGTTGAAGCAATGGCCGCGATGGTCATGGTAGATATGATTTATCTGAATAAAATGTATTCATAA
- a CDS encoding SDR family oxidoreductase has product MNLNIKNQTFLVCGVTSGFGKATAAHLIAEGAKVIGVARTESALNKLSKEHKEKLIPYCGDLTDTDTVIKIAKIAASSNISGVFINAGGPPAMLFEETELKDWDKAYHQLLRWKVALTQALLPHFKEKQYGKIVYLESASVKQPIDYLILSTSLRLSVVGMMKTLSQEMAGNGITFNMLAPGYHATPAIERLIQKSADQQKISFESAQKNLINQQPTQSIGNPENLASLAAWLLSPLSEFVNGQIYAIEGGTLKGTL; this is encoded by the coding sequence ATGAATTTGAATATAAAAAACCAAACTTTTTTGGTATGTGGAGTGACCAGTGGTTTTGGAAAAGCTACCGCAGCACATTTAATAGCAGAAGGTGCAAAGGTAATTGGGGTGGCACGCACGGAGTCTGCACTCAATAAACTAAGTAAAGAACACAAGGAAAAACTCATCCCTTATTGTGGCGACCTAACAGATACCGACACAGTTATAAAAATAGCTAAAATAGCCGCATCCAGCAATATATCGGGTGTATTCATCAATGCAGGAGGACCTCCTGCCATGCTATTTGAAGAAACTGAACTGAAAGACTGGGATAAAGCATACCATCAACTATTACGCTGGAAGGTAGCGCTTACGCAGGCTTTACTACCTCATTTTAAAGAAAAGCAATACGGCAAAATTGTATACCTAGAAAGTGCTTCCGTCAAACAACCCATTGATTATCTCATACTCAGCACTTCACTTCGCTTATCGGTAGTAGGTATGATGAAAACCTTGTCACAAGAAATGGCAGGAAATGGTATCACTTTTAATATGCTTGCCCCTGGTTACCATGCCACCCCAGCCATTGAGCGCTTAATACAAAAATCTGCCGACCAACAAAAAATAAGTTTTGAAAGCGCTCAAAAAAATCTGATAAACCAACAACCAACACAAAGCATAGGAAACCCAGAAAACCTGGCTTCACTTGCTGCTTGGTTACTTTCTCCTCTATCTGAATTTGTAAATGGTCAGATATACGCCATCGAAGGTGGAACACTGAAAGGAACACTATAA
- a CDS encoding dicarboxylate/amino acid:cation symporter, whose protein sequence is MKNVPLYLQIIAGIVLGAIWAILSGYLGWQGFTSDWIDPFGKIFIKLLKLIAIPLILFSIISGIVSLGNPKDLGRLGVRTLGLYLLTTVVAVSLGLVLVNTFKPGKALSDEVRLENRIAYELWADNNQIEIKDGLRFSDSPENKDIVKVKEALLQIERENEIVDKLKPKKKQGPLQALVDLVPENAFNAIAGNGSMLQIIFFAIFFGIALLYIPADKSRTIIQFVDGASEVFIKMVDIIMKGAPFFVFALMAGVVNDIAGDNPAKIVEIFKGLGWYSLTVLIGLLLMAFAIYPGVLKLLVPKRKFFEFLRGISPAQALAFSTSSSAATLPVTFECVEENLGVDKKTAGFVLPIGATVNMDGTSLYQAVAVLFLAQLHMIDLTLGQQITVVLTATLASIGSAAIPSAGIVMLMVVLQSVGLNPAWIAIILPVDRILDMVRTTVNVTGDASVSVIIDQYVSEES, encoded by the coding sequence ATGAAAAATGTACCTCTTTATTTACAAATAATAGCAGGTATTGTTCTGGGGGCTATTTGGGCAATATTGTCCGGTTATTTGGGTTGGCAGGGCTTTACGAGCGACTGGATTGATCCCTTTGGTAAAATATTTATCAAACTGCTTAAGTTGATTGCGATTCCGCTGATTTTGTTTTCTATTATTAGTGGGATTGTGAGCTTGGGTAACCCCAAAGATTTGGGACGATTAGGAGTGAGAACCCTTGGTTTATATTTGCTTACCACCGTGGTAGCTGTGTCATTGGGTTTAGTGCTGGTAAATACTTTTAAGCCAGGTAAGGCATTGTCTGATGAGGTGAGATTGGAAAATAGAATTGCTTATGAATTGTGGGCTGATAACAACCAGATAGAGATAAAAGATGGTCTGCGATTTTCTGATAGCCCCGAAAATAAAGATATTGTTAAGGTGAAGGAGGCGCTGTTACAAATAGAGCGTGAAAATGAAATAGTGGACAAATTGAAGCCTAAAAAAAAACAAGGGCCGTTGCAGGCATTGGTTGATTTGGTGCCAGAGAATGCTTTTAATGCAATAGCAGGTAACGGTTCTATGCTTCAGATCATCTTTTTTGCAATATTCTTTGGAATAGCCTTATTGTATATTCCTGCAGATAAATCCCGCACCATCATTCAGTTTGTGGATGGCGCTTCGGAAGTTTTTATCAAAATGGTTGATATTATCATGAAAGGAGCTCCCTTTTTTGTTTTTGCTTTGATGGCAGGCGTAGTGAATGATATTGCAGGAGATAATCCTGCTAAAATTGTAGAGATCTTTAAGGGGCTGGGATGGTATTCGTTGACCGTTCTAATTGGCTTGCTCTTAATGGCCTTTGCTATTTATCCGGGTGTTTTAAAGTTATTGGTGCCTAAACGAAAGTTCTTTGAGTTCTTACGTGGTATCAGTCCTGCACAGGCCTTGGCTTTTTCTACCAGTTCCAGTGCTGCTACCTTACCTGTGACATTTGAATGTGTTGAGGAGAATTTGGGTGTAGATAAAAAAACAGCCGGATTTGTATTGCCTATAGGCGCTACGGTTAATATGGATGGAACCAGTCTGTATCAGGCTGTTGCTGTCTTGTTTTTGGCGCAATTGCATATGATCGATCTTACCTTGGGGCAGCAAATTACAGTGGTGTTAACAGCTACACTGGCCAGTATCGGCTCCGCTGCAATTCCTAGTGCGGGCATTGTGATGCTGATGGTGGTGTTGCAGTCGGTAGGATTGAATCCTGCATGGATTGCCATTATTTTACCTGTAGATCGTATCTTGGATATGGTGAGGACAACGGTGAATGTGACTGGAGATGCCTCAGTTTCTGTTATTATTGACCAGTATGTCAGTGAAGAATCATAG
- the nadD gene encoding nicotinate (nicotinamide) nucleotide adenylyltransferase — translation MDKNIGLYFGSFNPVHVGHLALANFIVENTSLDEIWFIVSPQNPYKNATELCNASHRVNMLRLSISQYTKFKVCDIELKLATPSYTYATMRELRKTHPEHRFTIIIGSDNLPHLRRWKNAEEIITHHSFIVYPRPLHPINPQDLSDQIQVFKAPVFDIDSTSIRKGIRNGKDYRFLVPQEVFQYITDNHLFL, via the coding sequence ATGGATAAAAATATAGGCCTGTATTTCGGCTCCTTTAATCCGGTTCACGTAGGCCATCTAGCGCTGGCAAATTTCATAGTGGAAAATACCAGCCTGGATGAAATTTGGTTTATTGTCAGTCCACAAAACCCCTATAAAAATGCTACTGAACTATGCAATGCCAGCCATAGGGTCAATATGCTAAGGTTATCCATCAGCCAATACACCAAATTCAAAGTCTGCGATATCGAATTAAAACTGGCCACCCCTTCATACACATATGCGACTATGCGGGAACTAAGAAAAACACACCCTGAGCATCGTTTTACAATCATAATAGGCAGTGATAACCTGCCCCACCTCAGAAGATGGAAAAATGCAGAAGAAATCATAACCCACCACTCATTTATCGTATATCCTCGTCCTCTTCATCCCATAAACCCACAAGATCTATCAGATCAAATTCAGGTATTTAAGGCACCTGTTTTTGACATTGACTCCACAAGCATTCGAAAAGGAATTCGTAATGGCAAAGACTACCGTTTTCTAGTTCCCCAAGAGGTATTTCAGTATATAACTGATAATCATCTATTTTTATAA
- a CDS encoding DUF134 domain-containing protein, which translates to MQYSGHMPIFVQKLIVMSRTKGCRKIGQFPNAYVFKPAGIQACKLRQVSVALDEYEAIRLADEQGLYHAEAAEKMGVSRQTFGRILEKAREKVATALVNGYVLVIEER; encoded by the coding sequence TTGCAATACAGTGGTCATATGCCTATTTTCGTGCAAAAATTGATTGTTATGTCACGTACCAAAGGATGCCGAAAGATCGGACAATTTCCGAATGCTTATGTATTTAAACCGGCGGGTATTCAGGCTTGTAAGTTGCGGCAAGTAAGCGTTGCATTAGATGAGTATGAAGCCATCCGTTTAGCGGATGAGCAGGGCCTGTATCATGCAGAAGCCGCGGAAAAGATGGGTGTTTCACGTCAGACTTTTGGACGTATATTAGAAAAAGCGCGGGAAAAAGTGGCAACTGCATTGGTTAATGGGTATGTGTTAGTCATTGAGGAAAGGTAG
- a CDS encoding NifB/NifX family molybdenum-iron cluster-binding protein, with protein MLDLKLRTKKVALPFKGEQVDKHFGHCEKFVIYTLSAQNKILNTSFYEGAEDCGCKSNLAEELAKEGVEVLLAGGIGQGAIVKLKAANVEVFMGFSGATDQVLAQWLSGNKGNSEVCPPHDEEGHQCGNH; from the coding sequence ATGCTAGATTTGAAGTTACGTACTAAAAAAGTCGCATTGCCTTTTAAGGGAGAACAGGTAGATAAACATTTTGGGCATTGTGAAAAGTTTGTCATTTATACATTGTCAGCACAGAATAAAATATTAAATACTTCTTTTTATGAGGGGGCAGAGGATTGTGGATGTAAGTCCAATCTTGCAGAGGAGCTGGCTAAAGAGGGTGTTGAGGTTTTGTTAGCCGGAGGAATAGGGCAGGGAGCTATTGTTAAGTTGAAGGCAGCCAATGTTGAAGTATTTATGGGGTTTAGTGGTGCCACAGATCAAGTGCTTGCGCAATGGCTAAGTGGTAATAAGGGTAATTCAGAAGTGTGTCCTCCGCATGATGAAGAGGGGCATCAATGTGGAAATCACTAG
- a CDS encoding SulP family inorganic anion transporter, with protein MKSTFSFIDKRQGSVKDDILSGITVALALVPEAVAFAFVAGVSPVIGLYGAFMMGLVTSILGGRPGMISGATGALAVVMVSLIKEGVDMGGESAGVQYLFATIILAGVFQMLAGLLKLGKFIRMVPQSVMMGFVNGLAIVIFTSQLGMFKVDGEYLSGSPLWVMLGLVGLTMAIMYLLPKFSKKIPAALVGIVVVSLIVILGGIETETVRSFVVSKGGTGIKAGLPDFNIPMIPFNMETLRFITPYALILAMIGLIESLMTLTLVDELTETRGSGNRECVAQGIANITNGFFGGMGGCAMIGQSIINIKSGGRGRLSGIVASLSLLAFILFASTYIEMVPIAALVGVMFMVVIGTFAWSTFKIINKVPVADVIVIALVTILTVIFDLALAVAAGVIVAALVFAWENAVKIRVTNVTDDKGVKHYIVHGPLFFAATTSFISKFDVKNDPKEVVISFEDSRIMDQSAIEAINKLAEKYQLIGTNVHLRYLSHDCVKLIKRAEKICDVNILKDPDYHVAINDYRKKVELLKD; from the coding sequence ATGAAATCTACTTTCTCTTTTATTGACAAGCGACAAGGATCCGTCAAAGATGATATACTTTCAGGAATAACCGTTGCTTTAGCACTAGTACCCGAAGCAGTGGCGTTTGCCTTTGTGGCTGGCGTATCCCCCGTAATAGGTCTTTACGGTGCTTTTATGATGGGCTTAGTAACATCCATATTAGGCGGTCGTCCAGGCATGATATCGGGTGCAACAGGAGCCTTGGCTGTAGTAATGGTAAGTCTAATAAAAGAAGGTGTTGACATGGGTGGAGAATCTGCTGGTGTACAATACCTGTTTGCTACCATCATCTTAGCCGGAGTTTTTCAGATGCTCGCAGGCCTTCTTAAACTGGGTAAATTTATCCGCATGGTACCACAGTCGGTAATGATGGGTTTTGTAAATGGCTTAGCAATCGTCATATTCACCTCACAACTAGGTATGTTTAAAGTAGATGGAGAATACCTATCTGGCTCTCCCTTGTGGGTCATGCTAGGCTTGGTCGGCTTAACCATGGCCATCATGTACCTACTGCCTAAATTCAGCAAAAAAATTCCGGCTGCCTTGGTCGGCATCGTTGTTGTTTCCCTCATCGTAATACTAGGAGGAATAGAAACCGAAACCGTACGTTCCTTTGTTGTATCCAAAGGAGGAACCGGGATCAAAGCCGGATTACCTGATTTCAATATACCAATGATACCCTTCAATATGGAAACCCTGCGTTTTATAACTCCCTATGCATTGATACTGGCTATGATTGGGCTCATTGAATCATTGATGACCCTAACTTTGGTTGACGAACTAACCGAAACACGAGGTAGTGGCAATCGCGAATGTGTTGCCCAGGGAATAGCTAATATTACCAACGGATTTTTTGGCGGCATGGGTGGTTGTGCTATGATAGGTCAAAGCATCATTAACATTAAGTCGGGTGGTAGAGGCCGTTTGTCAGGTATAGTTGCCTCGCTGTCTCTTTTAGCCTTTATTCTTTTCGCATCCACGTACATTGAGATGGTTCCCATTGCGGCACTTGTTGGTGTTATGTTCATGGTCGTGATTGGAACCTTTGCCTGGAGTACCTTTAAAATTATCAACAAAGTACCCGTGGCTGACGTAATTGTGATTGCTTTAGTAACCATTCTAACCGTAATATTCGATTTGGCGCTTGCTGTAGCTGCAGGAGTTATTGTAGCAGCTCTGGTTTTTGCATGGGAAAATGCCGTAAAAATACGTGTCACAAATGTAACCGACGATAAAGGTGTGAAACATTATATTGTACACGGCCCCTTATTTTTTGCTGCTACTACTTCTTTCATCTCTAAATTCGATGTAAAAAATGACCCCAAAGAAGTAGTAATCAGTTTTGAAGACTCCAGAATTATGGATCAATCAGCCATCGAGGCCATTAATAAACTGGCAGAAAAATATCAGTTAATTGGAACCAATGTTCATTTACGCTATTTAAGCCATGATTGTGTGAAATTAATTAAACGAGCAGAAAAAATATGTGATGTCAACATACTCAAAGACCCGGATTATCATGTGGCCATCAACGACTATCGAAAGAAAGTAGAACTCTTAAAAGACTAA
- the tpx gene encoding thiol peroxidase: protein MNKLDVKVTFAGNPVTILGNEIKAGDKAPDFTALNNKLEPVKLSDFDGKVKIIVVYPSIDTGVCAAQNRRFNVEANNLKDVVVLSVSVDLPFAQSRFCGAEGLDSIITLSDHKELDFGEKYGFVIEELRLLTRGTVIIDKDGIVKYIEHVPEITNDPDYEKALEVAKSLI from the coding sequence ATGAACAAATTAGATGTAAAAGTAACCTTCGCTGGTAACCCGGTAACTATTTTAGGAAACGAAATAAAAGCAGGTGACAAAGCTCCGGATTTCACCGCTCTCAATAATAAATTAGAACCCGTAAAACTATCCGACTTTGATGGAAAAGTAAAAATAATAGTGGTTTATCCATCTATTGATACGGGTGTATGTGCTGCCCAAAACAGACGTTTTAATGTAGAAGCCAACAACTTAAAAGATGTGGTTGTTCTTTCTGTCTCTGTTGATTTACCCTTTGCCCAATCGCGTTTTTGTGGTGCAGAAGGATTGGATAGTATCATCACCTTATCTGATCATAAAGAGTTAGATTTTGGCGAAAAATATGGTTTTGTGATTGAAGAATTACGATTATTAACCCGTGGTACTGTAATTATAGACAAAGATGGAATAGTAAAATACATAGAACATGTTCCAGAAATCACCAACGATCCTGATTACGAAAAAGCATTGGAAGTAGCCAAAAGCTTAATTTAA
- a CDS encoding T9SS type A sorting domain-containing protein, which yields MYRLILLTALNCMVINAISQVTLSADGTTDTYQLINSVLAPNYNVIEVPDCGHIAFGPHIDQVYDDDLKKYVFRFHIHTAYDSDRCINYDRQRCEIKTYDQSPDHLKGTLGETVTYKWLFKLEDAFAASSSFTHLHQLKAVGGSEESMPLITLTARKGTPDQLELRYAEALSQTSIYKTSLEPFKGAWVEATEVITYDEDGAYSIIIKTLNNEEILFEYSSKAIRTWKTDASFIRPKWGIYRSLNDSDNLRDEIIHFADFRIIESGGTPVTNLYNHEEIIIYPNPCKGHFTLSNTLGKDILISSSNGEIIYTKNKLTQNTLELNKLPPGVYIIKLSTHKDIYSRKIIVNP from the coding sequence ATGTATAGACTTATACTTCTTACAGCACTTAATTGTATGGTCATCAACGCCATTTCACAAGTCACACTTTCTGCAGACGGTACTACCGACACCTATCAACTTATTAACTCAGTTTTGGCTCCGAATTACAATGTAATAGAGGTTCCCGATTGCGGCCACATAGCGTTTGGACCACACATAGATCAGGTATATGATGACGATCTAAAAAAATATGTTTTTCGCTTTCATATCCATACTGCTTACGACTCAGACAGGTGTATAAACTACGATAGACAAAGATGTGAAATAAAGACCTACGACCAATCGCCTGATCATCTAAAAGGTACATTGGGAGAAACAGTTACATACAAATGGCTCTTTAAATTGGAAGATGCATTTGCAGCAAGCAGCAGCTTTACGCACCTTCATCAATTAAAAGCCGTTGGTGGCAGCGAAGAAAGCATGCCCTTAATAACACTAACAGCAAGGAAGGGAACACCTGATCAACTGGAGCTTCGTTATGCAGAAGCATTATCACAAACCTCAATTTACAAAACAAGTCTAGAGCCCTTTAAAGGCGCTTGGGTGGAAGCCACAGAAGTAATAACTTACGATGAAGATGGAGCATACAGCATAATCATCAAAACTTTAAACAACGAAGAAATACTTTTCGAATACAGTTCCAAGGCTATTCGCACTTGGAAAACAGATGCCAGCTTTATTCGTCCTAAATGGGGTATTTACAGAAGCTTAAACGATTCTGATAATCTAAGAGACGAGATCATACATTTTGCAGACTTCCGCATCATAGAATCGGGAGGTACCCCGGTAACGAATCTATATAATCATGAAGAAATTATCATCTATCCAAATCCGTGCAAGGGTCACTTCACCTTGTCAAATACACTAGGCAAAGATATACTTATAAGTTCTTCAAACGGTGAAATTATATATACTAAAAACAAACTAACGCAAAATACGCTGGAGTTGAACAAACTACCACCTGGCGTTTATATCATAAAATTAAGCACCCATAAGGATATCTACTCACGAAAAATAATAGTAAACCCTTAG